One genomic segment of Mesoterricola silvestris includes these proteins:
- a CDS encoding ABC transporter ATP-binding protein, producing MADSPSSFFHSDQVDQQPGRHALLARLVGYLRPYWAGLCALLVLMAAGAVLDVLPSEFTLRLIDHHLAKGTMRGSGPLVAAFLGFVLLGFVVQVLRYGLLAWVGQMAMLDLRMQVFRHLMKRSTHFFHRNPVGRLMTRVISDVQNLNEMFSSGFVAIVGDALSLTAIVIWMFSKHVGLALVAVGIMPLLLLSTEIFRRYASAAYRETQGRYAAIQAYLAEQLSGISLVQMNGQEAASRALFGDLNQKYLDAFLRTIFAYAVFFPVVEFITNGTLAALILYSGYKLQAGTLTLGLLLAFIQQSGRFFRPIRELAERYNVMQTALASSERIFKLLDNQDEIREVADPKPVAFTKEVRLEGVTFAYEPEGRKVVRDLSGVIPKGRRVAVVGHTGAGKSTLINLLMRFYDVDGGRVTVDGVDVREASLKRLRGLFGLVLQDVFVFSGTLEENIVLGRPHNAERLASVLEQSQLEDLVGRLPMGLLTQVGERGQKLSAGERQLVAFARMLYQEPEILLLDEATANIDSETENKIQQVIERVSHRLTTFTIAHRLSTIKDADEIWVMDQGQLVERGSHDGLMEQGGTYAKLVRLQFEGEGAVS from the coding sequence ATGGCTGATTCCCCCAGTAGTTTTTTCCATTCCGACCAGGTCGACCAGCAACCCGGACGCCATGCCCTCCTGGCGAGGCTCGTGGGCTACCTCCGCCCCTACTGGGCGGGCCTTTGCGCCCTGCTGGTGCTCATGGCCGCGGGGGCGGTGCTGGACGTGCTCCCCTCGGAGTTCACGCTGCGCCTCATCGACCACCACCTGGCCAAGGGCACCATGCGGGGCTCAGGGCCCCTGGTGGCCGCCTTCCTGGGATTCGTGCTGCTGGGCTTCGTGGTGCAGGTGCTGCGCTACGGGCTCCTGGCCTGGGTGGGCCAGATGGCCATGCTGGACCTGCGCATGCAGGTCTTCCGGCACCTCATGAAGCGAAGCACCCATTTCTTCCACCGCAATCCCGTGGGCCGGCTCATGACCCGCGTCATCAGCGATGTTCAGAACCTCAACGAGATGTTCTCCTCGGGCTTCGTGGCCATCGTGGGCGACGCCCTCTCCCTGACCGCGATCGTCATCTGGATGTTCAGCAAGCACGTGGGCCTGGCCCTGGTGGCGGTGGGGATCATGCCCCTCCTGCTGCTTTCCACGGAGATCTTCCGCCGCTACGCGTCCGCGGCCTACCGCGAGACCCAGGGCCGCTACGCCGCCATCCAGGCCTACCTGGCCGAGCAGCTCTCGGGCATCTCCCTGGTGCAGATGAATGGGCAGGAGGCCGCGAGCCGCGCCCTGTTCGGCGACCTCAACCAGAAGTACCTGGACGCCTTTCTGCGCACCATCTTCGCCTACGCGGTGTTCTTCCCGGTGGTGGAATTCATCACCAACGGCACCCTGGCCGCGCTGATCCTCTATTCCGGCTACAAGCTGCAGGCCGGCACCCTCACCCTGGGGCTGCTGCTGGCCTTCATCCAGCAGTCGGGGCGGTTCTTCCGGCCCATCCGGGAACTGGCGGAACGCTACAACGTCATGCAGACCGCCCTGGCCTCCAGCGAACGCATCTTCAAGCTCCTGGACAACCAGGACGAGATCCGCGAGGTGGCCGATCCCAAGCCGGTGGCCTTCACGAAGGAGGTGCGCCTGGAGGGCGTGACCTTCGCCTACGAGCCCGAGGGCCGCAAGGTGGTGCGCGACCTCTCGGGGGTCATCCCCAAGGGCCGGCGCGTGGCGGTGGTGGGCCACACCGGGGCCGGGAAGTCCACCCTCATCAACCTGCTCATGCGCTTCTACGACGTGGACGGGGGCCGGGTCACGGTGGACGGGGTGGACGTGCGGGAGGCGAGCCTCAAGCGGCTGCGGGGTCTCTTCGGCCTGGTGCTCCAGGACGTCTTCGTGTTCTCCGGGACCCTGGAGGAGAACATCGTTCTGGGCCGGCCCCACAACGCGGAGCGCCTGGCCTCGGTGCTGGAGCAGAGCCAGCTGGAGGACCTGGTGGGGCGGCTTCCCATGGGGCTCCTCACCCAGGTGGGGGAGCGGGGCCAGAAGCTCTCCGCCGGGGAGCGCCAGTTGGTGGCCTTCGCGCGCATGCTCTACCAGGAGCCCGAGATCCTGCTGCTGGACGAGGCCACCGCCAACATCGACAGCGAAACCGAGAACAAGATCCAGCAGGTCATCGAGCGCGTCAGCCACCGCCTGACCACCTTCACCATCGCCCACCGCCTCAGCACCATCAAGGACGCCGACGAGATCTGGGTGATGGACCAGGGGCAGCTGGTGGAGCGGGGCAGCCACGACGGGCTCATGGAGCAGGGGGGCACCTACGCCAAGCTGGTGCGGCTGCAGTTCGAGGGGGAAGGGGCCGTTTCCTAG
- a CDS encoding LabA-like NYN domain-containing protein, which produces MRCAVFIDGNNIFHSARQLGFEVDYSRLLALLVGRDRELLRAFFYTGVDETADRQRGFLHWMRRNGFRVVQKPVKLERDGTRRARLEVEITTDMMNYADKVDLVILVSGDEDFAYPLQALAQNGVRVEVAGFRSAMANKVMDVADRYIELDLLGDRFRKEAGSDDDADEYREKL; this is translated from the coding sequence ATGCGATGCGCCGTTTTCATCGACGGTAACAATATCTTCCACTCCGCCCGGCAGCTGGGTTTCGAAGTGGACTACAGCCGGCTCCTCGCTCTTTTGGTTGGCAGGGACCGGGAGCTCCTCAGGGCCTTCTTCTACACCGGCGTGGACGAGACCGCGGACCGCCAGCGGGGCTTCCTCCACTGGATGCGCCGCAACGGCTTCCGGGTGGTGCAGAAGCCCGTGAAGCTCGAGCGCGACGGCACCCGCCGGGCCCGCCTGGAAGTGGAGATCACCACCGACATGATGAACTACGCCGACAAGGTGGACCTGGTCATCCTGGTGAGCGGCGACGAGGATTTCGCCTACCCCCTCCAGGCCCTGGCCCAGAACGGCGTGCGGGTGGAGGTGGCCGGCTTCAGGTCCGCCATGGCCAACAAGGTCATGGACGTGGCCGACCGGTACATCGAACTGGATCTCCTGGGGGACCGGTTCCGCAAGGAAGCCGGCAGCGACGACGACGCCGACGAATACCGGGAAAAGCTCTAG
- a CDS encoding 3-dehydroquinate synthase, translating to MEIALPEGFPTRVFVEEEPLPGLLPAGPWTLVGDAAVRDAWRAAGLPEPPGALWVPVSEASKRLSTLIPWLEAWAAIPLDRQGTVVAVGGGVLTDMAGLGAALYMRGIPWQAWPTTLLAQVDAGLGGKTACDLEAGKNLAGAFHPPSTFVACRSFLGTLPPRQLESGAWELFKMALVEGDLAWAEELLAPGLPSPESLLRALRAKALVVHRDPLEAGERRLLNLGHTLGHALESASGYRLLHGEAVGLGTLAACALAESEGLGPFPPGFLARTASRLRHLLPAVPPWEACLPLLRVDKKSASRGPAGGSAIHCILPRPGARAEQKVLPPEAWRGAHARMTTFLNDPEMPT from the coding sequence ATGGAGATCGCGCTGCCGGAAGGCTTCCCCACCCGCGTCTTCGTGGAGGAGGAACCCCTTCCCGGGCTGCTGCCGGCGGGCCCCTGGACCCTGGTGGGCGACGCCGCCGTGAGGGACGCCTGGCGCGCCGCGGGCCTCCCGGAGCCTCCGGGCGCCCTGTGGGTCCCCGTTTCCGAGGCCTCCAAGCGCCTTTCCACCCTCATTCCCTGGCTGGAGGCCTGGGCCGCCATCCCCCTGGACCGGCAAGGCACCGTGGTGGCGGTGGGCGGCGGAGTCCTCACCGACATGGCCGGCCTGGGGGCGGCCCTGTACATGCGGGGCATCCCCTGGCAGGCCTGGCCCACGACGCTCCTGGCCCAGGTGGACGCGGGCCTGGGCGGCAAGACCGCCTGCGACCTCGAGGCCGGCAAGAACCTGGCCGGCGCCTTCCATCCCCCTTCGACGTTCGTGGCCTGCCGCTCCTTCCTGGGGACCCTGCCCCCGCGCCAGCTGGAGTCCGGGGCCTGGGAGCTCTTCAAGATGGCCCTGGTGGAGGGGGACCTGGCCTGGGCGGAGGAGCTCCTCGCCCCCGGCCTCCCCTCCCCGGAATCCCTGCTGCGGGCCCTGCGGGCCAAGGCCCTCGTCGTGCACCGGGATCCCCTGGAGGCCGGGGAGCGCCGCCTCCTGAACCTGGGACACACCCTGGGCCACGCCCTGGAATCCGCCTCGGGCTACCGGCTCCTGCACGGCGAAGCGGTGGGCCTGGGAACCCTGGCGGCCTGCGCCCTGGCCGAAAGCGAGGGCCTGGGGCCCTTCCCGCCCGGGTTCCTGGCGCGCACCGCCTCCCGGCTCCGGCACCTCCTGCCCGCCGTCCCCCCCTGGGAGGCCTGCCTCCCCCTGCTCCGGGTGGACAAAAAAAGCGCCTCCCGGGGGCCCGCCGGCGGATCGGCGATACACTGCATCCTGCCCCGTCCCGGCGCCCGCGCCGAGCAGAAGGTGCTCCCCCCCGAAGCCTGGCGAGGCGCCCACGCGCGCATGACCACCTTCCTCAACGACCCCGAGATGCCCACGTGA
- a CDS encoding tetratricopeptide repeat protein, giving the protein MTNKLLPALALMSLIGTGAPVLADDDPRALMIQARSLQRRDGGNDPKGAAALYRKVIALVPGSSQAWLRLSESILESGDLQGAVAPAVKATELDPRSGEAAAHLAFLRYRLSPSSPGAVALAAQALKKASALLPNDYDLWTCLAEVDENAKDEEGALRAWLAVGRLHPMRPYVNGRLLADFAYERAVELAVKLKQYENRREAVMALCSRPSPDQRHLRMLEDLARDQVDAGFLGHAEESFLRLAQFVPREPAIWENIAIVQLRTSRFDMALASLERAESLHTSMRISFNIGLCLMKVGRLKEAEARWKTLLPSILESRPEDPALALPVKVLYASCLLMEGRPGDLLAAVRPWPEAASNPELASLQAQALLQIHDWKAARALLRDGIQRFPKQDLFRKAARIPPGTFEEGVFAKAESRGALALLDLEGMAVLWSEFNAWDKCLASVAAARKAGPVRNIDLLLLEANALETLGQDDRAMEVLREGQRLEPANATLQNNLGYLLLEKGGDLDEAARLIQTALEKDPGNSSTLDSWGWALYKQGRFKESEEALRKASAISPYSPEIHKHLGEALLKLDRLQDALDEWERALAFVFPDRKDLEKQVLDLRTRLARSRSSAAVEPAPEPDPDEAGDDGTDQL; this is encoded by the coding sequence GTGACGAACAAGCTGCTCCCCGCCCTGGCCCTGATGTCGCTCATCGGGACCGGCGCCCCCGTCCTGGCCGACGACGACCCCCGGGCCCTCATGATCCAGGCCCGGTCCCTGCAGCGCAGGGACGGCGGCAACGACCCCAAGGGCGCCGCGGCCCTCTACCGCAAGGTCATCGCCCTGGTGCCCGGGAGCTCCCAGGCCTGGCTCCGCCTTTCCGAATCCATCCTGGAGTCCGGGGACCTGCAGGGCGCCGTCGCCCCCGCGGTGAAGGCCACGGAGCTGGATCCCCGCAGCGGGGAGGCCGCGGCCCACCTGGCCTTCCTCCGCTACCGCCTCAGCCCTTCCAGCCCGGGCGCCGTGGCCCTGGCGGCCCAGGCCCTGAAGAAGGCCTCCGCCCTCCTGCCCAACGACTACGACCTGTGGACGTGCCTGGCGGAAGTCGACGAGAACGCCAAGGACGAGGAGGGCGCCCTGCGGGCCTGGCTCGCCGTGGGCCGGCTGCACCCCATGCGCCCCTACGTCAACGGCCGGCTCCTGGCGGATTTCGCCTACGAACGGGCCGTGGAGCTCGCGGTGAAGCTCAAGCAGTACGAGAACCGCCGCGAGGCGGTCATGGCCCTCTGTTCCCGGCCCAGCCCCGACCAGCGCCACCTGCGCATGCTGGAGGACCTGGCCCGGGACCAGGTGGACGCGGGCTTCCTGGGCCACGCCGAGGAGAGCTTCCTTCGGCTGGCCCAGTTCGTGCCGCGGGAGCCCGCCATCTGGGAGAACATCGCCATCGTGCAGCTGCGCACCTCCCGGTTCGACATGGCCCTGGCCTCCCTGGAAAGGGCCGAGAGCCTCCATACGTCCATGCGCATTTCCTTCAACATCGGCCTCTGCCTCATGAAGGTGGGCCGGCTGAAGGAGGCCGAGGCCCGCTGGAAGACCCTGCTCCCCTCCATCCTGGAATCCAGGCCGGAGGATCCCGCCCTGGCGCTTCCCGTCAAGGTCCTCTACGCATCCTGCCTGCTCATGGAGGGGCGCCCCGGGGACCTCCTCGCGGCGGTGCGGCCCTGGCCCGAGGCGGCCTCCAACCCCGAACTGGCCTCCCTCCAGGCCCAGGCCCTCCTCCAGATCCACGACTGGAAGGCGGCCCGGGCCCTCCTGCGCGATGGCATCCAGCGCTTCCCCAAGCAGGACCTCTTCCGGAAGGCCGCGCGCATCCCGCCCGGGACCTTCGAGGAAGGCGTCTTCGCCAAGGCCGAGTCCCGCGGCGCCCTCGCCCTGCTGGATCTGGAGGGCATGGCCGTGCTCTGGTCCGAGTTCAACGCCTGGGACAAGTGCCTGGCCTCGGTGGCCGCCGCCAGGAAGGCCGGCCCCGTGCGCAACATCGACCTGCTCCTGCTGGAGGCCAACGCCCTGGAGACCCTGGGCCAGGATGACCGGGCCATGGAGGTCCTGCGGGAGGGCCAGCGCCTGGAACCCGCCAACGCCACCCTCCAGAACAACCTAGGCTACCTCCTGCTGGAGAAGGGCGGGGACCTGGACGAGGCGGCCCGCCTCATCCAGACGGCCCTGGAGAAGGATCCGGGCAACAGCTCCACCCTGGACAGCTGGGGCTGGGCCCTCTACAAGCAGGGCCGGTTCAAGGAGTCCGAGGAGGCGCTGCGGAAGGCCTCGGCCATCAGCCCCTACAGCCCCGAGATCCACAAGCATCTGGGCGAGGCCCTCCTGAAGCTGGACCGCCTCCAGGACGCCCTGGACGAGTGGGAACGGGCCCTGGCCTTCGTCTTCCCCGACCGCAAGGACCTGGAAAAGCAGGTGCTCGACCTGCGGACCCGCCTGGCCCGCAGCCGCAGCTCGGCCGCCGTGGAACCCGCCCCCGAGCCGGATCCCGACGAAGCCGGCGACGACGGAACGGACCAGCTATGA
- a CDS encoding M13 family metallopeptidase, producing the protein MRRLVLAALPALVAFAGPQGLDLKGMDRAVAPGDDFFAYANGSWLRATPIPPDRSAVGAGSQLVEVTAARTAAILKAALGARPGSEARKTGDYFASFMDEAAIEALGAKPLQPVLARIRAVGDRRALAEALGRTLRADVDVLNNTSPATPNFLGLWVAQDLDDPSRYSPFLLQGGLGMPDREYYLSDSEAMKGIRAKYLAHIGTMLRLAGVEDAAARAGRILDLEGRIAKVHAGNLDTFDVQKGNNHWNREAFPARAPGLDWEAFFGAAGLGGQKTFVVWQPSALIGLAALAGAESLETWKDWMVFHAVEKAAPTLSRAFVEASFAFHGGVLQGTPQLRARWKRGVDATNAALGDAVGKLYVKRHFPAAEKARAQAMVRNLIKAFAARIDALEWMAPETKAKAKAKLAVLKVGVGYPDRWISYGGLRVVPGDAFGNAERAELFDYRRNVAKLGGPVDRGEWVMTPQTVNAVNLPAMNALNFPAAILQPPFFDPRRAAVLDYGAAGATMGHEISHSFDDTGALFDAQGRLSNWWTPNDFAHFKASGARLARQFDAYRPFPDLAVNGALTLSENIADVAGLAASYDAYHLSLGGRPDAVRQGFTGDQQFFLSYAQSWRGKAREPARRQQILTDGHAPEEYRADSVRNQDAWYPAFGVKPGQKLALEPRDRVRIW; encoded by the coding sequence ATGCGCCGCCTCGTCCTCGCCGCGCTTCCGGCCCTGGTGGCCTTCGCCGGGCCCCAGGGTCTCGACCTCAAGGGCATGGACCGGGCGGTGGCCCCCGGGGACGATTTCTTCGCCTACGCCAACGGCTCCTGGCTGCGCGCCACCCCCATCCCGCCGGACCGCAGCGCCGTGGGGGCGGGATCCCAGCTGGTGGAGGTCACCGCGGCGCGCACCGCGGCCATCCTCAAGGCCGCCCTCGGGGCCCGGCCCGGCTCCGAGGCCCGCAAGACCGGGGACTATTTCGCCAGCTTCATGGACGAGGCGGCCATCGAGGCCCTGGGCGCGAAGCCCCTCCAGCCGGTCCTGGCCCGCATCCGGGCCGTGGGGGACCGCCGGGCCCTGGCCGAGGCCCTGGGGCGCACCCTGCGCGCGGACGTGGACGTGCTCAACAACACGTCGCCCGCGACGCCGAACTTCCTGGGGCTCTGGGTGGCCCAGGACCTGGACGATCCGTCCCGCTATTCCCCCTTCCTGCTCCAGGGCGGCCTGGGCATGCCCGACCGGGAGTACTACCTGTCGGATTCGGAGGCCATGAAGGGGATCCGCGCGAAATATCTGGCCCACATCGGGACGATGCTGAGGCTGGCGGGGGTGGAGGACGCCGCGGCCCGGGCCGGGCGCATCCTGGACCTGGAAGGGCGCATCGCCAAGGTCCATGCCGGCAACCTCGACACCTTCGACGTGCAGAAGGGCAACAACCACTGGAACCGCGAAGCCTTCCCCGCCCGGGCCCCGGGCCTGGACTGGGAGGCCTTCTTCGGGGCCGCGGGGCTCGGAGGGCAGAAGACCTTCGTGGTCTGGCAGCCTTCGGCCCTCATCGGCCTGGCGGCGCTGGCCGGGGCGGAATCCCTGGAGACCTGGAAGGACTGGATGGTCTTCCACGCCGTGGAGAAGGCCGCGCCGACCCTTTCCAGGGCCTTCGTGGAGGCCTCCTTCGCCTTCCACGGCGGGGTGCTCCAGGGCACGCCGCAACTGCGGGCCCGGTGGAAGCGGGGCGTGGACGCCACCAACGCCGCGCTGGGCGACGCGGTGGGCAAGCTTTACGTGAAGCGCCACTTCCCGGCCGCCGAAAAGGCCCGGGCCCAGGCCATGGTGCGCAACCTCATCAAGGCCTTCGCGGCGCGCATCGACGCCCTGGAATGGATGGCCCCGGAGACCAAGGCCAAGGCCAAGGCCAAGCTCGCCGTCCTGAAGGTGGGCGTGGGCTACCCGGACCGGTGGATCTCCTACGGCGGCCTCCGGGTGGTGCCCGGGGACGCCTTCGGCAACGCGGAGCGGGCCGAGCTCTTCGACTACCGGCGCAATGTCGCCAAGCTCGGCGGGCCCGTGGACCGGGGGGAGTGGGTCATGACCCCCCAGACCGTGAACGCCGTGAACCTTCCGGCCATGAACGCCCTCAATTTCCCCGCCGCCATCCTCCAGCCGCCCTTCTTCGATCCCAGGCGGGCCGCGGTCCTGGACTACGGCGCCGCCGGCGCCACCATGGGCCACGAGATCAGCCACAGCTTCGACGACACCGGCGCCCTCTTCGATGCCCAGGGGCGCCTGAGCAACTGGTGGACCCCCAACGACTTCGCCCACTTCAAGGCTTCCGGGGCCCGGCTGGCCAGGCAGTTCGACGCCTACCGCCCCTTCCCGGACCTGGCGGTGAACGGCGCCCTGACCCTAAGCGAGAACATCGCCGACGTGGCGGGCCTCGCGGCCTCCTACGACGCCTACCACCTGTCCCTGGGCGGCAGGCCCGACGCGGTGCGCCAGGGGTTCACCGGCGACCAGCAGTTCTTCCTGAGCTACGCCCAGTCCTGGCGCGGGAAGGCCCGCGAGCCGGCCCGGCGCCAGCAGATACTCACCGACGGCCACGCGCCGGAGGAGTACCGGGCGGATTCGGTGCGCAACCAGGACGCCTGGTACCCGGCCTTCGGGGTCAAGCCGGGCCAGAAGCTCGCCCTGGAACCCCGGGACCGGGTCCGGATCTGGTAG
- the arcC gene encoding carbamate kinase: MTRKIALIAIGGNALLQEKQLGVQEEQLENARQTAEMFGNVIKAGYSLCVVHGNGPQVGNILIQQEEAANRIPPYTLDICDAMTQGSMGYMIERTLINRLAFQKLQVPVTTILTEVVVDKDDPGFQNPTKPVGPFYREHRAQELQAQKRWHMKEDSGRGWRKVVPSPKPVEIVQLDAVKLLLEAGHCVIAGGGGGIPVIRDASGLLVGVEAVIDKDRLSSLLAEKLKADTYVILTGVPKVALDFGKPTQRWVDRLTATEAAKHLADGQFPAGSMGPKIESALAFLASGGHEVLITSPEALEREDYATVGTRIVRD, encoded by the coding sequence ATGACCCGCAAAATCGCACTCATCGCCATCGGCGGCAACGCGCTCCTGCAGGAAAAGCAGCTCGGGGTGCAGGAGGAGCAGCTGGAGAACGCGAGGCAGACCGCCGAGATGTTCGGAAACGTCATCAAGGCCGGCTACTCCCTCTGCGTGGTCCACGGCAACGGCCCCCAGGTGGGCAACATCCTCATCCAGCAGGAGGAGGCCGCCAACCGCATCCCCCCCTACACCCTGGACATCTGCGACGCCATGACCCAGGGCTCCATGGGCTACATGATCGAGCGCACCCTCATCAACCGCCTGGCCTTCCAGAAGCTCCAGGTGCCCGTCACCACCATCCTCACCGAGGTCGTGGTGGACAAGGACGACCCGGGCTTCCAGAACCCCACCAAGCCCGTGGGGCCCTTCTACCGCGAGCACCGCGCCCAGGAGCTGCAGGCCCAGAAGCGCTGGCACATGAAGGAGGACTCCGGCCGCGGCTGGCGCAAGGTCGTCCCCAGCCCCAAGCCCGTGGAGATCGTCCAGCTTGACGCCGTCAAGCTCCTGCTGGAGGCCGGCCACTGCGTCATCGCCGGCGGCGGGGGCGGCATCCCCGTGATCCGGGACGCCTCGGGCCTGCTGGTGGGCGTGGAGGCCGTCATCGACAAGGACCGCCTTTCCTCCCTGCTGGCCGAGAAGCTCAAGGCCGACACCTACGTCATCCTCACGGGGGTGCCCAAGGTGGCCCTGGACTTCGGCAAGCCCACCCAGCGCTGGGTGGACCGCCTCACGGCCACGGAGGCGGCGAAGCATTTGGCCGACGGCCAGTTCCCGGCGGGCTCCATGGGGCCCAAGATCGAAAGCGCCCTGGCCTTCCTGGCCTCCGGCGGCCACGAGGTCCTCATCACCAGCCCCGAGGCCCTGGAGCGGGAGGACTACGCCACCGTCGGCACCCGGATCGTGCGGGACTGA
- a CDS encoding glycine--tRNA ligase subunit alpha — translation MHIQELILRLQRFWADRGCLIGQPYDLEKGAGTMNPLTFFGALGGKPWNVAYVEPSRRPSDGRYGENPFRLYKHLQMQVLLKPSPARVQDLYIESLEAMGVDLRKHDLRFEEDNWEAPTLGAWGVGWQVMLDGMEITQFTYFQQVGGMDCRPVSAEITYGIERICMFLGGLDNIYDITWGNVKTDDGTFPVSYGAVRQREEFELSAYSFEHADLDLHWKTFEAYEKEAWRLLDDQGHFLSGYEQALKMSHTFNVLNARGAVSTTERAGLIKRVRDLTCACARAYVEHDAAGKEVKA, via the coding sequence ATGCACATCCAAGAACTGATCCTTCGACTGCAGCGCTTCTGGGCGGACCGGGGGTGCCTCATCGGCCAGCCCTACGACCTCGAGAAGGGCGCCGGCACCATGAACCCGCTCACCTTCTTCGGCGCCCTGGGCGGCAAGCCCTGGAACGTCGCCTACGTGGAGCCCTCCCGCCGCCCCAGCGACGGGCGCTACGGCGAGAACCCCTTCCGCCTCTACAAGCACCTGCAGATGCAGGTGCTCCTCAAGCCCTCCCCGGCGCGGGTCCAGGACCTCTACATCGAGAGCCTGGAGGCCATGGGCGTGGACCTGCGCAAGCACGACCTGCGCTTCGAGGAGGACAACTGGGAGGCCCCGACCCTGGGGGCCTGGGGCGTGGGCTGGCAGGTGATGCTCGACGGCATGGAGATCACCCAGTTCACCTACTTCCAGCAGGTGGGCGGCATGGACTGCAGGCCGGTGTCCGCGGAGATCACCTACGGCATCGAGCGCATCTGCATGTTCCTGGGGGGGCTGGACAACATCTACGACATCACCTGGGGCAACGTGAAGACCGACGACGGCACCTTCCCGGTGTCCTACGGCGCCGTGCGCCAGCGGGAGGAGTTCGAGCTCTCCGCCTACAGCTTCGAGCACGCCGACCTGGACCTGCACTGGAAGACCTTCGAGGCCTACGAGAAGGAGGCCTGGCGCCTCCTGGACGACCAGGGCCACTTCCTCTCCGGCTACGAACAGGCCCTCAAGATGAGCCACACCTTCAATGTCCTCAACGCCCGCGGGGCGGTGTCCACCACGGAGCGCGCGGGCCTCATCAAGCGCGTGCGGGACCTCACCTGCGCCTGCGCGAGGGCCTACGTCGAGCATGACGCGGCAGGAAAGGAGGTGAAGGCATGA